The following are encoded together in the Panthera leo isolate Ple1 chromosome B4, P.leo_Ple1_pat1.1, whole genome shotgun sequence genome:
- the ASB8 gene encoding ankyrin repeat and SOCS box protein 8 isoform X3 — protein MAIWQVTLWKNLGADVNCTHGTLKPLHCACMVSDADCVELLLEKGAEVNALDGYNRTALHYAAEKDEACVEVLLEYGANPNALDGNRDTPLHWAAFKNNAECVRALLESGASVNALDYNNDTPLSWAAMKGNLESVSILLDYGAEVRVINLKGQTPISRLVALLVRGLGTEKEDSCFELLHRAVGHFELRKNGTMPREVARDQQLCEKLTVLCSAPGTLKTLSRYAVRRSLGLQYLPDAVKGLPLPASLKEYLLLVE, from the exons ATGGCCATCTGGCAAGTTACCTTGTGGAAAAACTTA GGAGCAGATGTGAACTGTACCCATGGCACACTGAAGCCACTGCACTGCGCCTGCATGGTGTCAGATGCTGACTGTGTGGAGTTACTCCTGGAAAAAGGAGCTGAG GTGAATGCCCTGGATGGTTACAACCGAACAGCCCTCCACTATGCAGCTGAGAAAGATGAGGCTTGTGTGGAGGTCCTCTTGGAGTATGGCGCAAACCCCAACGCGCTGGATGGCAACCGAGATACCCCACTTCACTGGGCAGCCTTTAAGAACAATGCTGAGTGTGTGCGGGCCCTCCTGGAGAGTGGGGCTTCTGTCAATGCCCTGGATTATAACAACGATACCCCGCTCAGCTGGGCTGCCATGAAGGGAAATCTGGAGAGCGTCAGCATCCTTCTTGATTACGGAGCGGAAGTCAGAGTCATCAACCTAAAAGGCCAGACGCCCATCTCCCGCCTGGTGGCTCTATTAGTCAGGGGACttggaacagagaaagaagactCTTGCTTTGAGCTTCTCCACAGAGCTGTTGGACACTTTGAATTAAGGAAGAATGGCACCATGCCACGGGAAGTGGCCAGAGACCAGCAGCTGTGTGAAAAACTGACTGTTCTGTGCTCAGCCCCGGGAACTCTAAAAACACTGTCTCGCTATGCTGTGCGCCGGAGTTTGGGCCTCCAGTATCTGCCAGATGCAGTGAAGGGCCTTCCACTGCCAGCCTCTCTGAAGGAATACCTCTTACTTGTGGAATAG
- the ASB8 gene encoding ankyrin repeat and SOCS box protein 8 isoform X2: MSSSMWYIMQSIQSKYSLSERLIRTIAAIRSFPHDNVEDLIRGGADVNCTHGTLKPLHCACMVSDADCVELLLEKGAEVNALDGYNRTALHYAAEKDEACVEVLLEYGANPNALDGNRDTPLHWAAFKNNAECVRALLESGASVNALDYNNDTPLSWAAMKGNLESVSILLDYGAEVRVINLKGQTPISRLVALLVRGLGTEKEDSCFELLHRAVGHFELRKNGTMPREVARDQQLCEKLTVLCSAPGTLKTLSRYAVRRSLGLQYLPDAVKGLPLPASLKEYLLLVE, from the exons ATGAGTTCCAGTATGTGGTATATTATGCAGAGCATTCAGAGCAAATACTCTCTCTCAGAGCGCTTAATCCGAACAATCGCTGCCATTCGTTCCTTCCCACATGATAATGTAGAGGACCTCATCAGAGGG GGAGCAGATGTGAACTGTACCCATGGCACACTGAAGCCACTGCACTGCGCCTGCATGGTGTCAGATGCTGACTGTGTGGAGTTACTCCTGGAAAAAGGAGCTGAG GTGAATGCCCTGGATGGTTACAACCGAACAGCCCTCCACTATGCAGCTGAGAAAGATGAGGCTTGTGTGGAGGTCCTCTTGGAGTATGGCGCAAACCCCAACGCGCTGGATGGCAACCGAGATACCCCACTTCACTGGGCAGCCTTTAAGAACAATGCTGAGTGTGTGCGGGCCCTCCTGGAGAGTGGGGCTTCTGTCAATGCCCTGGATTATAACAACGATACCCCGCTCAGCTGGGCTGCCATGAAGGGAAATCTGGAGAGCGTCAGCATCCTTCTTGATTACGGAGCGGAAGTCAGAGTCATCAACCTAAAAGGCCAGACGCCCATCTCCCGCCTGGTGGCTCTATTAGTCAGGGGACttggaacagagaaagaagactCTTGCTTTGAGCTTCTCCACAGAGCTGTTGGACACTTTGAATTAAGGAAGAATGGCACCATGCCACGGGAAGTGGCCAGAGACCAGCAGCTGTGTGAAAAACTGACTGTTCTGTGCTCAGCCCCGGGAACTCTAAAAACACTGTCTCGCTATGCTGTGCGCCGGAGTTTGGGCCTCCAGTATCTGCCAGATGCAGTGAAGGGCCTTCCACTGCCAGCCTCTCTGAAGGAATACCTCTTACTTGTGGAATAG
- the ASB8 gene encoding ankyrin repeat and SOCS box protein 8 isoform X1 yields MVSDADCVELLLEKGAEVNALDGYNRTALHYAAEKDEACVEVLLEYGANPNALDGNRDTPLHWAAFKNNAECVRALLESGASVNALDYNNDTPLSWAAMKGNLESVSILLDYGAEVRVINLKGQTPISRLVALLVRGLGTEKEDSCFELLHRAVGHFELRKNGTMPREVARDQQLCEKLTVLCSAPGTLKTLSRYAVRRSLGLQYLPDAVKGLPLPASLKEYLLLVE; encoded by the exons ATGGTGTCAGATGCTGACTGTGTGGAGTTACTCCTGGAAAAAGGAGCTGAG GTGAATGCCCTGGATGGTTACAACCGAACAGCCCTCCACTATGCAGCTGAGAAAGATGAGGCTTGTGTGGAGGTCCTCTTGGAGTATGGCGCAAACCCCAACGCGCTGGATGGCAACCGAGATACCCCACTTCACTGGGCAGCCTTTAAGAACAATGCTGAGTGTGTGCGGGCCCTCCTGGAGAGTGGGGCTTCTGTCAATGCCCTGGATTATAACAACGATACCCCGCTCAGCTGGGCTGCCATGAAGGGAAATCTGGAGAGCGTCAGCATCCTTCTTGATTACGGAGCGGAAGTCAGAGTCATCAACCTAAAAGGCCAGACGCCCATCTCCCGCCTGGTGGCTCTATTAGTCAGGGGACttggaacagagaaagaagactCTTGCTTTGAGCTTCTCCACAGAGCTGTTGGACACTTTGAATTAAGGAAGAATGGCACCATGCCACGGGAAGTGGCCAGAGACCAGCAGCTGTGTGAAAAACTGACTGTTCTGTGCTCAGCCCCGGGAACTCTAAAAACACTGTCTCGCTATGCTGTGCGCCGGAGTTTGGGCCTCCAGTATCTGCCAGATGCAGTGAAGGGCCTTCCACTGCCAGCCTCTCTGAAGGAATACCTCTTACTTGTGGAATAG
- the ASB8 gene encoding ankyrin repeat and SOCS box protein 8 isoform X4 — protein sequence MSSSMWYIMQSIQSKYSLSERLIRTIAAIRSFPHDNVEDLIRGVNALDGYNRTALHYAAEKDEACVEVLLEYGANPNALDGNRDTPLHWAAFKNNAECVRALLESGASVNALDYNNDTPLSWAAMKGNLESVSILLDYGAEVRVINLKGQTPISRLVALLVRGLGTEKEDSCFELLHRAVGHFELRKNGTMPREVARDQQLCEKLTVLCSAPGTLKTLSRYAVRRSLGLQYLPDAVKGLPLPASLKEYLLLVE from the exons ATGAGTTCCAGTATGTGGTATATTATGCAGAGCATTCAGAGCAAATACTCTCTCTCAGAGCGCTTAATCCGAACAATCGCTGCCATTCGTTCCTTCCCACATGATAATGTAGAGGACCTCATCAGAGGG GTGAATGCCCTGGATGGTTACAACCGAACAGCCCTCCACTATGCAGCTGAGAAAGATGAGGCTTGTGTGGAGGTCCTCTTGGAGTATGGCGCAAACCCCAACGCGCTGGATGGCAACCGAGATACCCCACTTCACTGGGCAGCCTTTAAGAACAATGCTGAGTGTGTGCGGGCCCTCCTGGAGAGTGGGGCTTCTGTCAATGCCCTGGATTATAACAACGATACCCCGCTCAGCTGGGCTGCCATGAAGGGAAATCTGGAGAGCGTCAGCATCCTTCTTGATTACGGAGCGGAAGTCAGAGTCATCAACCTAAAAGGCCAGACGCCCATCTCCCGCCTGGTGGCTCTATTAGTCAGGGGACttggaacagagaaagaagactCTTGCTTTGAGCTTCTCCACAGAGCTGTTGGACACTTTGAATTAAGGAAGAATGGCACCATGCCACGGGAAGTGGCCAGAGACCAGCAGCTGTGTGAAAAACTGACTGTTCTGTGCTCAGCCCCGGGAACTCTAAAAACACTGTCTCGCTATGCTGTGCGCCGGAGTTTGGGCCTCCAGTATCTGCCAGATGCAGTGAAGGGCCTTCCACTGCCAGCCTCTCTGAAGGAATACCTCTTACTTGTGGAATAG